GACAAGCTCCTTCGCCGATGCGTACAGCATTCCGGCATGGGCGCAATCCTATGTTGCGGCTGCCTCTCAGTCAGGCATAATCAACGGAGTAGGCCAAAATCAATTTGCACCCGAGCGTGAGGCGACTCGCGCGGAAGCAGCACAGATCGTACTGAACATGATGGAGGTTTTAAAGGCACGCAAATAGAGCATAGGAGAATCTTGACTTCAGAGTAAATAAAGCGACCCTTTTGAGGTCGCTTTATTGCGTTTCAGTGATCGCTACAGTGGCGTCTGGTTTTTACGAAAATAGAATTACTAAGCCCTTACTAAGCCGGAACATAAAGTACTAGATTCTAGATTCAGTAATATAGTTTATTGATTGCTAGTTTTAAATACAGGCTGACAATTCAAACGTTTATCATAGAACCTTAGGATCTTAAAGCTTTCGAGTTCCTTGTAATAGTTATTGTTCTATTAATAGTTACTATAAATGAAAAGGAAAAGGTTGTGGCCATAATGTTCACAAAAGCAGTTGGTAGTTGTTTCATTATTTTAGCGGTACTAAGACTAACCCCTTTTATCAATGCTACCGGGAAGTGGTTGTTATATGTCTCAATCGCCGCGTTCTTTTTTATGCTTTCTGACGTAATTGAGTTTATTCTCGAAGGGATATCTGTAAAGAAAAATGTAAAAATAGATAAAATATTAATAATATTGCGTTCCGTTTTTATGGGTTGTGCGGTAATTGCTATTATTGTTTTTCCTACTTTAAAGATGAGTATTTCCGTTAAAGAGGTTAATGCTTGGAGTGATGCATTAACATTGGCTAGTTTGGGTATTGCAATAGTTTTGATTGGTCTTAAGGTCGAAAGAGTACTACCACTCCAAAAAAGAAACACAAGTACTCAGGATGACGGCGTTCCGCACAACTATACCCAAGGATAGTAACTGATCTTCATATCACTTCTTTTCAGCGGGAAGTCTCCCTCCTATAATGAAAGCAGGTTTTGTCTATAGTTAAGAGCGGGCAGAATCGAATTCCCTATGAAGAGGTGCAGTCTTGCAGTTGGTCAAACGAATCCTAACATTAGCGATTCCGTCTATCGCCACATTCTCCTCCATGACTTTTACCGGATTGCTGGTGCTTATGATCGTCGGAAATCTAGGAGCGGCATCCATTGCGGTTGTCGGCATTACGAATATTATCATTTACAATTTATGGGCTTTATTCTCCGGCGTACAAGGAGCGATTAACTTTCTTGTCGCCCAGAACTATGGCTCCGGCCATATCCGGCAGGGAAACCAACGGATGCAGATTGCGCTGCTGATTACGGCCGTACAGGGAATTACCCTGCTCATAGGCAGCTTCCTGCTTCCTTACGGTATTCTTTACCTGATGGGCTCGAATGAGACCATCCTCACCCTTGGCTCTCCTTATCTGCTGGTAAGAATGCTTGCACTGATCTTTACGATGTTTAATACCGTATTTTTTGCTTATATGCGGGCCGTCGGGGATACGCGTACGCCAATGACCCTCTCGCTCATTAATAGCGCATTGGTGGTAACCTTAACTTATGTTCTTGCGTATGGAAAGTTCGGTTTCCCGGAGCTCGGACTTCAAGGAGCGGCCTGGAGCATGGTGGCTGCCGAAGCGGCGACCTTCCTGCTTGGTTTGTTGGTCTATTACGGTTTCATGAGCGGCACGTACGCAACGCGAAGCTGGGTACGCATCGAGGTTGAGCAG
This region of Paenibacillus sp. JDR-2 genomic DNA includes:
- a CDS encoding MATE family efflux transporter, with product MQLVKRILTLAIPSIATFSSMTFTGLLVLMIVGNLGAASIAVVGITNIIIYNLWALFSGVQGAINFLVAQNYGSGHIRQGNQRMQIALLITAVQGITLLIGSFLLPYGILYLMGSNETILTLGSPYLLVRMLALIFTMFNTVFFAYMRAVGDTRTPMTLSLINSALVVTLTYVLAYGKFGFPELGLQGAAWSMVAAEAATFLLGLLVYYGFMSGTYATRSWVRIEVEQVRLLLYESIKLGITELSNSVGMLVFTACITRLGTTAIAANEIALNILSFGFMPSNGFGAAATIGIGQEVGKGNGAYARRFGIVTVYLGLIFMALISVVFFLFALPIAKLYTSEREVYETAISLIHLTACVQLFTGANIIFGGGLRGIGDTTFLSRTALVLNWLLFIPLTILLTRVLDWGQTGAWSALCLLIVLSAVANGWRYLTINWSQVKVKTGKLPAASAAGHM